The Chrysemys picta bellii isolate R12L10 chromosome 5, ASM1138683v2, whole genome shotgun sequence DNA segment tccctgtagaATCCCACTTGAGATctccttccaatctgacatcattccattaatactctttgtttgcagttgtttaaccaattaagTATCCACGTAATGATATGTATCCAGCTTaattatgagaatgtcatgtgggactgtgttaaAAGTCTTGcagaagtccaggtatattatctCTACCACATTTCCTCTGTCCACCAAATCAGTTactttgtcaaagaaggaaatcaagctggttaggcataatttgttcttggtaaatccatgctggctactagtgatcaccccttcatcctccaggtatttgtaAATGGAATGTTTTATGTTACATGTTTGTGCTGTGCTTCTTTTGTGCTCCTCGTTAGCAGTTTGTCCATGTTTCTACTTTTTGTGGGAttgctttttgattttcaggtaaaTAAAGAGCTCCTGATGTAGCCATATTGGCCTcctactattcttcctatctttccttcaaatcaggatagtttgctgttgtgcctttaatatggtctctttgagaaactgcctgTGCTCCTGAACTACTTTTTCCCTTACATTTTCTACCAGTTTTCTTAGTTTGTTAATGTATGCttttttgaaatccattgtccttattctgcttaATTAATGATccttaattaatgtttataaagtactttgagatccttagatgaagGATTCTGTATACGAACAAACTGTTGTATTATCATATACCCTTGCTGGTGCCATGATATTTCCAGTAGATTTACTGTGACAAAAGGAAAAGCTGTCAACACTCACAAGGCAAACCATATTTACTGTACAAAAGCTACTGAAAACTTATTCCTTAACCTCTTAATCTTAGAAATACTGTAATTTAAATATTCATACTTTGGACTAGCTATTGAAAGGTTGGAAGTGCTAACTAAACTGCTCAATCTGTCCCAGCCTGTTTTATTTAAACTGAGTCCTGCAAAAAGAGTTCTGTTTACTGAAgttaccaggacaataattgTGCTTGCCAAGCTGACTGTCTTATACTGTCAGCACTGACTTGTTCTAGTTCTATAAATGAGTTGAATTAATTCTATAAATATTGAATATATCATTTAAACATAAGTTCCTTTAAATTTACATGGGCTTTCTTGGTAGTTTTCAGTATTCTTTTTGCAGGGTGAAAAGAATATATCTTCACTGTAAACAAGATAATTTAGTCATGACATCTCTGAAATATAACATTAATCAACAACCATGCCACATCTGCCAAGAAAATAATACTTCTCCGCTTTAATTGATATGACGatccccatccctcctcctttCATAGCTTCTTGTCACAGGAATTTAAACCTACAGTATCTAATATGTTGTAAGTGGCAATCTGCATTTTCTTTGTAAGAGAATCCCTTAGTTATCTTTTAATGGAGGgctgtaacagatttttttaatgtgcaGTGAAACGCAGAACTTCTCCAGAACATACAATAAACTCCTGGatttatattttcataaatatgTTGTAGTCTAACATGAGACCAGACTATATACACAAACAAATGTTGTGATCGTTTGTATGATTGTCTTCATTTGCTGACAGCAATGTGagaattttcttatttttttctccaAGAGGCAGGCATCAGGAATTTTGAAACTTGCAGTTGTTGTTTCATCTTTCATGAACAAATGGCTAATGAAAGCAGTAGTTTTTCTTTCACCTTGTGGTTTTGGTCTAACATTTTAGCAGTGGTTACTATGGAAGAATTAGCCATGTTTATTGGGTCCTAACAAACAGCAACAGCTGAAAGACAAATATGGCTTTCTGTTTCCAGTATAAGACTGGGATGCAAGCCAGTTAGCAGCAGACAAAGAATATGACTAGTCACACTGAGAccttcagggggagggatagctcagtggtttgagcattggcctgctaaacccagagttgtgaattCAGTcttttgagggggccacttagggatctggggcaaaatcagtacttggtcctactagtgaaggcagggggctggactcaatgacctttcagggtcccttccagttctatgagataggtatagctccattttaaaaaatgtatatatcTTTGAGAGTGCTAGTCTGCATTGTAGTTATTCAGATTGAATGCCTGATCTTAGCCATCATTATAAGTAGTAATtttataattttaatttaatcCTTTTATTAAAGGGATATTAGGGAGACTTAAgtacctaactgccactttaagcACTGAAGTCCAAAATTTAGATTATCAAAACCCCCATTCAGCTAccgcctaaccctgtaggtgcctaaactccctAGGTGCTGAAGTTTCCACTGGTAAAGTCCCCTAAATTTCTACTAGTGGGCATGCACAAAGTTGCCTCAGTCGTGATGCCACTGATGAGTCTGTGCCCAGCTCATTGCTAAACCTCAGTGGTATTCCCTTGCCTGTGAGGCTCTAGTTGAGGTACTCAAAGGCTGCCTTAAAACATGTCTATGTATTGGACCCTGCACAAAACACCACGAAAGGATGTAGTGGATGCCCCCTTATAAGCTTTAGGCCAGTGGTTAATGAACTCACCTTAGCTTTGACGACCTgagttcaaatccctcctctgcctgatgcAGAGGAATGATTTTAAtccaggtctcccacctcccagatgaGGATGAAGATGTGATTACCCCACTATACTTGCTATATAGTGATAATATTTCAGTTATATGAACTGTTGCCCTATTTGCTTGGTTGGtcataaaaataagaaaacagtATGTGAAAGAGAGGCTACCTTTGACCTTAATGAAACAATGCAGCAGTTTTCAAACCGTGGGTCGAgatcccaaagtgggtcgtgacccctTTTAAttgggtcgccagggctggcttagacttcctggggcctggggctgaagtgtGAGCCCCACCGCctagggccaaagctgaagctcaaagGTTTCAGCAGCGGGGCTTAGGTTacaggccctctgcctggggctgaagcccttgggtttcAGCTTTgcctcccactccctgcctggagtggtgaggctcaggctttggccttcCCACCCAGGGCAGTGGAGCTCGGGtgtgctcaggctttggtccccctcgtggggtcgtgtagtaatttttgttgtcagaagggggtcatggtataatgaagtttgagaacccctgaaacaATGTATTCCCAATTGTTTTTACCATATTTTCATATATTGTATTGGGGTGGTAATTTTAAAGGTATCTGATTTTAGGAAAGGGTTAatcttgtgtttttaaaatttgtatcttTTTTGGAGTTGTGttgatttaaaatttgtatttgtttgttgTGTTATGCTCAGTGGTCTACAGCTAAGATGCTATATTAATAAACTTCTAACTTcgtgacttcagtggaaggtgTAGGTacttggcacctctgaaaatcagaccactggcttaagtgcctaaataaggatttaagtatcagaggggtagccgtgttagtctggatctgtaaaaagcattatggcgtatataacattggtggacgtgcagtgaatgaaccggtgatgatgtagctgatctggttaggtcctgtgatggtgtcgctggtgtagatatgtgggcagagttggcattgaggtttgttgcatggattggttcctgagttagagttactatagtgtggtgtgtggttgctggtgagaatatgcttaaggttagcgggttgtctgtgggcgaggactggcctgcctcccaaggtctgtgaaagcgagggatcgttgtccaggatgggttgtagattactgatgatgcactggagaggtttaagctgaggactgaaGGTGatagccagtggagttctgttggtttctttcttgggcttgtcttgcagcaggaggtttctgagtacacgtctggctctgttgatttgtttccttatttcctcgtgcgggtatcgtagttttgagaatggttggtgaagatcttgtaggtgttggtctctgtctgagggattggagcaaatgtggttgtacctcagtgcttggctgtagacgatggattgtgtagtgtgtccgggatggaagctggaggcatgaaggtaggcatagcggtcggtgggttttcggtatagggtggtgttaacgtgaccatcacttatttgtaccgtggtgtctaggaagtggacctcccatgtagattggtccaggctgaggttgatggtggggtggaagctgttgaaatcgtggtggaattcttccagagtctccttcccatgggtccagatgatgaagaggtcatcaatgtagtgtaggcagagaaggggcgtgagtggacgagagctgaggaagcgttgttccaggtcagccataaaaatgttagcatattgtggggccatgcgggtgcccatagcggtgccactggtctggaggtatatattgtcaccaaatttgaaataattgtgcatgaggataaagtcacagagctcagcaaccagttgtgctgtgtcatcatcagggatactgttcctgacagcttgtattccatctgtgtgtgggatgtttgtgtagagagcctccacatccatggtagctaggatggtgttttctggaagatcaccaatgcattgtagttttctcaggaaatcaattgtgtcacggagatagctgggagtgctggtggcttAGGGTATATGTAGAGAGTCTACATATCCAGATATCCAGTGAGaatgccaattccagagatgatggggcgtccaggatttccaggtttgtggatcttgggtagtagatagaataaccccggtcggggctctaagggtatgttgatttgttcctgtgttagtgtagggagtgtcctgagtagatgatgtagtttcttagggtatgtctacactacgaaattagttcgaatttatagaagccggttttatagaaatcggttgtatacagccaattgtgtgtgtccccacataaaatgctctaagtgctctagtcggcggaccgcgtccacaatACCAAGGCTaacgtcgacttccggagcattgcagtatgggtagctatcccacagctatcccacagttcccgcagtctccgctgcccattggaattctgggttgagatcccaatgcccggatgatgcaaaacagtgtcgcgggaggttctgggtacatgtcatcaggcccctccccctccgtcacagcaacggcagacaatagattcgcgcctttttacctgggttacctgtgcagacaacataccacggcaagcatggagcccgctcagctcaccgtcaccatatgtcatctgggtgccggcagacgtgggactgcattgctacacagcagcagcagctaactgccttttggcggtagacggtgcagtagactggtagccttcatcggcgatctgggtgctggcagctgtggggctggcagctgtggggctggcagccgtagggctgcattgcaccagccccttgccttttggcagtagatggtgtattacgactggtaaccgtcctattacaagttgggtcatcgcacattagcagaatcttccctgagcagcagattgtgcaataggcctgaaggccatcgtaatacactaactgccaagcgcccagtatttgctgccaagcacccagaaagatgccgagggctatcagtcacgctgcaccgtcgtcttaagatgtaaaaaatagatttgctctgtattcatttgcttccccctccctccctccgtcaaatcaacggcctgctaaacccagggttttcagtttaatctttgcggggaccattctgtgtgacagttgtttgtgtttctccctgatgcacagccaccgttcttgattttaattccctgtacctgtacgccatgtcatcactcggcccgccctccctcccgccctccttcccctagtccatcagatactagtttcgcgcctttttttcagaccaggcgccatagctagcactgggatcatggagcccgctcagatcaccgcggcaattatgagcactatgaacaccacgcacattgtcctggagtatatgcagagccaggacatgccaaggcgaaactcagaccagccgaggaggcgattgcagcgcggcgaagagagtgatgaggaaattgacatgaacatagacctctcacaaggcacaggccccagcaatgtggaaatcatggtgtcactggggcaggttcatggcatggaacgccgattctgggcccgggaaacaagcacagactggtgggaccgcatcgtgctgcaggtgtgggacgattcccagtggctgcgaaactttcgcatgcgtaagggcactttcatggaactttgtgacttgctttcccctgccctgaaacgccaggataccaggatgagagcagccctcacagttgagaagcgagtggcgatagccctgtggaagcttgcaacgccagacagctaccggtcagtaggtaatcaatttggagtgggcaaatctacggtgggggctgctgtgatccaagttgccagggcaatgaaagacctggtgatatcaagggtagtgactctgggcaaggtgcaggcaatagtggatggttttgctgaaatgggattcccaaactgtggtggggccatagacggaacccatatccctatcttggcaccggagcaccaagccaccgactacataaaccgcaaggggtacttttcaatgctgctgcaagccctggtggatcacaagggacgtttcaccaacatcaacgtgggatggccgggaaaggtacatgatgctcgcgtcttcaggaactctggtctgtttcgaaagctggaggaagggactttcttgttcaactataggctgagcaagtgccgaatggtggtggaatgtgcctttggacgtttaaaagcgcgctggcgcagcttactgactcactcagacctcagcgaaaagaatatccccattgttattgctgcttgctgtgcgctccacaatatctgtgagagtaagggggagacatttatggcggggtgggaggttgaggcaactcgcctggccgctgattacgcgcagccagacaccagggcggttagaggagcacagcagggcgcggtgcgcatcagagaagctttgaaaacgagttttgtgactggccaggctactgtgtgaaacttctgtttgtttctccttgatgaaccctccaaacccccccccccctgacctggttcactctacttccctgtaaaccaaccaccccacctcaccctcccctccccaattcgagcaccgcttgcagaggcaataaagtcattgttatttcacattcatgcattctttattaattcctcacagaagtagggggataattgccaaggtagcctgggatgggtgggggaggagggatggaaaaggacacactgcattttaaaactttaactcttattgaaggccagccttctgatgcttgggcgatcatctggggtggagtgactgggtggccggaggccccccccaccgtgttcttgggcatctgggtgaggaggctatggaacttggggaggagggctgttggttaaacaggggctgtagcggcggtctctgctcctgctgcctttcctgcagctcaaccatacgctggagcatatcagtttgatgctccagcagacggagcattgactcttgctgtctgtctgcaagctgacgccacctatcatcttcagcccgctacttgctcttttcatcccgccattcagcacgccacctctcctctcgttcatattgtgcttttctcatgtctgacattgactgcctccacgcattctgctgtgctctatcagcgtgggaggacatctggagctccgtgaacatatcgtcccgcgtcctccgttttctctttctaatgttcactagcctctgcgaaggagaaacatttgcagctggtggaggagaagggagaggtggttaaaaaagacacattttagagaacaatgggtacgctctttcattacaaggtcgcatttttcctctgcctggcggtttggtatgagagatcactcacgcagtgctccaggcaacatatttcggcttgcaggcagccatggtaagccacagtcttttggcttttttaaccttattaacatgcgggaaaggtttcaaacagcagctcatttcccatatcaaggatgaattgggttggccatttaaaatgggttttcaatgtaaaaggaggggctgcggtttccgggttaacatgcggcacaaacccaagtaaaccaccccccacacacacacacccgattctctgggatgatcacttcacccctccccccaccgcgtggttaacagcggggaacatttctgttcagaagagcaggaacaggcAACTCTGagtgtccccttaataaaatcaccccatttcaaccaggtgactgtgaatgatatcactctcctgaggataacaaagagagataaggaatggatattgtctgcatgccagcaaacaccgggaccatacgctgccatgctttgttatgcaatgattccagactacgtgctactggcctggcgtggtaaagtgtcctaccatggcggatgggataaggcagccctccccagaaaccttttgcaaaggctttgggagtacatgaaggagagctttctggagatgtccctggaggatttccgctccatccccatacacgttaacagacttttccagtagatgtactggccgcgattgccaggccaaattaatcattaatcattaaacacgcttgcttttaaaccaggtgtaatatttacaaaggtacactcaccagaggtctcctgtgtgccctgagggtcttgggtgtgttcgggggttactggttccaggtccagggtgacaaacatatcctggctgttggggaaaccggtttctccgcttccttgctgctgtgagctacctacagtacctccatcctcatcttcctcgttccccgaaccgtcttccctgtgtgtttctccattgacggagtcatagcacacggttggggtagtggtggctgcaccccctagaatggcatgcagctccgtgtagaagcggcaagtttgcggctctgccccggaccttccatttgcttctctggctttgtggtaggcttgccgtagctccttaattttcacgcggcactgctgtgtgtccctgttatggccccggtccttcatggccttggagaccttttctaatactttgccatttcttttactgctacggagttcagctagcactgattcatctccccatatggtgagcagatcccgtacctcccgttcggtccatgctggagctcttttgagatcctgggactccatcacggttacctgtgctgatgagctctgcgtggtcacctgtgctctccacgctgggcaaacaggaaatgaaattcaaacgttcgcgggtcttttcctgtctacctggtcagtgcatctgagttgagagtgctgtccagagcggtcacaatgaagcactgtgggatagctcccggaggccggtaatacatgttaacgttttttagaaggtgtctctctgtatgtctatattatataactaaactattgttgtatgtaaagtaaacaaggttttcaaaatgtttaagaagcttcatttaaaattaaattaaaatgctgatcttgtGCCgtcagcctgctcagcccgcttccagcctggggttctgttcacctaggcctgtagcgggctgagcagggcctgtggccgggacgccggctggcaaggggccagcagccgggaccccagacctggcgGGGGTGttcaggggtcaggacagagggtgcagggcagaaggctgggtgtgtgtgggggtttcagaggtcaaggcagagggcagtggggggtgTTCAGGGCAGAAGACCGGGagtgtggggggattcaggggtcagggcagaaggctggcgggggtggaggtgcagggcagaaggctggatgtgtgtggggttcaggggtaagggcagagggttggggtgtgtggggggggtgcagggcagaaggctgggtgttggggggacttgaggtcagggcagagggctgggggtgtgtggaggtgcagagcagaagtctgggggggtgtggaggtgcagggcagaaggctgggtgtgggggggggttcagggcggagggctggtgtgtgtgtggaggtgcagggcagaaggctgggtgtcgGGGGCGACTCAAGGTAAGGGCACAAGGctggtgtgtggtgggggggtgtagggcagaaggctggggtgctcggctcgtgggggtgctcccagcctcctgccctgagcggctcatagtagggggctgggagggatatgccctgttccaccccctttccccaggctccgtccctacctctctctgcctcctctacggagcagcaaGCACGCTGccgcacagctctgctctgctccccctccccctcgcaagggccatcgccggcagggagaggaaggggagggggaggaggggccgcAACGCACCAAGCTGTGGGAAGAAGCGGCGGAGGAgggacccccccccactgctctcccctgccggggcaggagacagaagcttggtcctgcggcagccaagcttccctcctcccccgcttcttctcccagcgtggtgctttccggcccctccgcccctcctcctcctcctcctcctctcatcgggcaggcagcgtgccactcaaaattggCTCGTGTgcatgtttggcacgcgtgccgtaggttgctgacccttgatatatatatatatatatatatatatatatatatatatatatatatatatatatatatatatatatatatatgccatcatgtgccagcaatgcccctctgctatgtacatcggccaaaccggacagtccctacgtaaaaggataaatggacacaagtcagatattagtaATGGCAATATataaacctgtaggagaacacttcaacctccctggacacacaatagcagatttaaaggtagccatcctacagcaaaaaaactttaggaccagacttcaaagagaaactgctgaacttcagttcatttgcaaatttgacaccatcagctcaggattaaacaaagactgtgtatGGCTAGCCAacaacaaaagcagtttctcctcccttggtgttcacacctcaactgctagaagagggcctcatcttccctgattgaactaacctcattatctctagactgattcttgcctgaatatttatacctgcctctggaaatttccattacatgtgtctggtgaagtgggtattcacccacaaaagcttatgctccaatacatctgttagtctataaggtgccacaggactctttgttgctaaaTAAGAATTTGtgtcctgagttagagttactgaTGCTCATTTGTTCACATATCTCCAATGTTTCAAGTAAAAATACCTATCTATAACAGATGAATCAGTGTCAGTGTAAGAAAAAACCTTTAGCAGGTCTTGAGCCAGGTAATATTGGTACATGTTTCGTATTTCAATCCAGTGTGCTAACCCTAGACCACTACTCCACACTGAAGGAAACCTGACTCAGGGTCATTAAACACTCTGGTTTTCTCAGTGAATCACAGCTACAGATATACTTGTGTTAAATATTTCTGTGGTGATCTAGCTAGAACAACATGTTCAGTAGCCTCCATTGTTTCTCATTTCGTATCTGTCATGCTGTTCTCTAGTTGTTCATTTAGCACTAGTCTAACGTGGAGTCACCCTGATTAAACACATGAtttgatatatttttatattgACTTGATCTCTCTATTTTAGTGTTTGTTTCTGCACTGATGTTGGGTCATTTTTAAAGGGGTCAAAATAGGATTTAAAATGACTAGGAACATTGTTAAAGAATGGTTAATGGATGGGATTTTAAAACGTACCTAATGATTTAGGGGCACAAGTTTcatttgactttcaatgagacttgtgTTTTTAAATCACTTAGGTGGGGTTTCCAGAAGTGCCTGATATCTTGCTTACTTGCTcatgcttttattttcttttgcccCATATATTTCACATGTGAGTATACTGGCCTAGATTGTTCCCTGCCCTTTCTCATGGTTGACCCATGACAGTGGgctaaagggaaagaaaaacactGTGGTGGGGGTGGTGGATTTTTGATGCTACATTCCCTCCCCAATCTGTGACTAAATAAGACCCCAGGGAAAGGGATTCTTCTACTATGTGAAGCTCAGAGCCATCCCACAGACACAGCAGTTACTTGGTGGCCTCCAAGACACCTGGCAGTGAGGTTCCTGGTAGACCCATGCTGCTGTCACTTTGACCCACTTGCAGTCACAGTGGGGGCCTATTGGAGAGTACTATATCTCTGAATTGTATTCCTTCACTTGTTTTATTTGGGTACAGAACAGAGTCCAGTGCTGTGAAGTGCAGCAACTCTTTCCCTCTATCTCTTTTATGTACCCCACCTTCAAAACGTGCAGTTCTAGCCTCTGTGGGGGTTCTCTTGTCCCCTTCCATGTGAAAGAGAGTAGTTCCATGCTCCTGTGTGCAGATCTGCATAGATTGATCTGAACCTAGCGCTAAGAAGTGATTTCAACTACCTGACCTATCACCGGTGGTTATTTAAATACCCAGAGGCCTCCAAACGTTCCCTGTTACCTAAAGCTTGCCAAAATGCAAGATTTTGTCACTTTAGTTTTTCAG contains these protein-coding regions:
- the LOC135983702 gene encoding myb/SANT-like DNA-binding domain-containing protein 2 codes for the protein MESQDLKRAPAWTEREVRDLLTIWGDESVLAELRSSKRNGKVLEKVSKAMKDRGHNRDTQQCRVKIKELRQAYHKAREANGRSGAEPQTCRFYTELHAILGGAATTTPTVCYDSVNGETHREDGSGNEEDEDGGTVGSSQQQGSGETGFPNSQDMFVTLDLEPVTPEHTQDPQGTQETSAANVSPSQRLVNIRKRKRRTRDDMFTELQMSSHADRAQQNAWRQSMSDMRKAQYEREERWRAEWRDEKSK